TTGGGTTATCAATGCAGAAGGAACCTGCACCTTGAAGTGCTGCCTTCCAACTTCACCTATGCCATCTATTTTTCCCTCTCTGCACATCTCTCTCAGAATCTCTGCTATTTTGAATGCATATTCCCTAACATTATTAGGATTTATTCCTGCTTCAATGAGCCTATCAATTTCAGCGGGATGAAGACCTGCAAAGCACTTAATCTCTATTCCAGAGCTCCTTGCCTCTTTACATCCCCTGCTGTGAAGCTCAGCAAGCTCTCTATATTTCTCCACATCAAATATCACTTTTCCTACATAGTCCCAGGAAGGGAGCATTATAAAAGCTGCGAACCATCCTCCATGTTCCTTGATTTTCTCCGCAATTTTCTTTGCCCCAATTCCGCTGATAGGATTCGAGTGGGAATGCGCATCAGCAAATGGCAGTTTCGTCATTGCTCTTTACACCTTTTTAGGATATTCGTTTTCATTGATTAGAAAAGAGACTTTTAAGCATAGCTCACGAGCTTTCTCTTTCCATGCACGCTAATCTGATTTTCCTTCTTTATGAATAGTTTATGAAGAAGATTAGTAGCTATGAAATATAAGCTTTATAGAGTGCTTATTAGCTATGCTCTTCAACACCATCTCGTTCAAGTGGTGAAATGTTGAGACAAGAGCTAGAAAATGAGAAGATTGTGGATTTTTTGAAGCAGAAAGTAAGAGAAATAAGCGAACATTCCTATGTAGATGTTCTAAATTTTGATTGTGATGAAAAATCATTTCCGCATGATCTTCAAGGAGAAGCCAATATTAGGCAGCTAAGATAAATGAATGCACTAAAAACCAGTTAGTAAATTACTGAAAAAGGACTTCATACAGATCGATGCTAGTAGTATAGAAGCAATAACATCAAATACCACAGGATTGAAGCCTGAACCTTTTATGTGAGCTGGAAATTACCTTTTTCCAAACAGTTTCAACTTTCTCAATTGGAATCCCGGTGAGCCTTGAAGCTTCTTCAACAGTCTCCTGCCTATCCACGAGCATGTGCAAGATAGTATCAATTTCCTCATAGCTCAAACCAATTTCTCCCTCCGCCGTCTGTCCTGGCCAAAGTCCTGGGGAGCTAGGCTTTCTCCAAATTTTCTCTGGCACTCCTAGAAATTTTGCCATCTCTCTGACCTGTGTTTTATACAGGGAGATTATTGGATAGACGTCTCCTGCTCCATCCCCCCACTTAGTAAAATACCCCAGAAGAAACTCGCTTCTATCACTTGTGGCGGAGACTAGAAGTTTCCTAGTGTTTGCAAGGAAATATAGAGCAGTCATCCTCACTCTAGCCTTAACGTTGCCCTTAGCTACCCTCTCAGCAGTACCATAGCTCTCTCCAAACATTTTGAGGATCCCCTCAACAGCTTCACTTATGTCAGCTATCACATACCTTATGCCCAGGCTGTCAGCAACTAGTTTTGCATCCTCAATTTCTCTGATGTCCGTTTCTCTTTCCGGAAGAATGAGCGCATGGACCCTCTCCTTCCCTACACCTCTAACAAGGAGATATGCTGTTACAGCCGAGTCAAGACCGCCACTAACTCCCAATACATAGCCTTTAGCTCCACTTGCATCGAGGTAGTCCTTGACGCACTGAGAAATCCTATCTGCTGCTCTTGCATAGTCGATCACGGGAACAGCAGGCTGCCTATCCAACATGACCCACCACATATTTTCATGATTTTGGAAACAATTATTATTTTCCTCATTGAAAGAGCAGAAGAATGGTGTGTGCTTTGAAAATAGCCATCTCAATTTCCGCCTATAGTTCTGAGCCAAGAGAAAAGCACAGGGAAAAAGCTCTGAAGCTCCTAGAGGAGCTTGATTTTCTATTCTCAGAAAGAATTTCCTACTATATTCTGGGAGGATATAGGGGATTAATGAAATATGTTACAGATTTCCTTGTTTCAAG
The Fervidicoccaceae archaeon genome window above contains:
- a CDS encoding TatD family hydrolase, translated to MTKLPFADAHSHSNPISGIGAKKIAEKIKEHGGWFAAFIMLPSWDYVGKVIFDVEKYRELAELHSRGCKEARSSGIEIKCFAGLHPAEIDRLIEAGINPNNVREYAFKIAEILREMCREGKIDGIGEVGRQHFKVQVPSALITQEALEKFMTVAKDEGCLMQLHLEQVEGFTAESIVKLVEKTGFKKDYVLIHHSTLAVSKDSQSLGLWSTMLGKKELLEAAIPSRGTALLLLESDFIDDPKRPGRVIYPWEIGSSLNYLLSAGRISENEAEKLSIDNVRTFFRL
- a CDS encoding NAD+ synthase — encoded protein: MDRQPAVPVIDYARAADRISQCVKDYLDASGAKGYVLGVSGGLDSAVTAYLLVRGVGKERVHALILPERETDIREIEDAKLVADSLGIRYVIADISEAVEGILKMFGESYGTAERVAKGNVKARVRMTALYFLANTRKLLVSATSDRSEFLLGYFTKWGDGAGDVYPIISLYKTQVREMAKFLGVPEKIWRKPSSPGLWPGQTAEGEIGLSYEEIDTILHMLVDRQETVEEASRLTGIPIEKVETVWKKVISSSHKRFRLQSCGI